In Candidatus Cloacimonadaceae bacterium, the sequence ATCTATGGAGTCCTTGTTGAGCTTCTCGGCTCGGGGCATATCACTCAACATCTGGATGGCAAGTCGGGTCGCATCTCTGATCTCGGTCTTCCAGGCATTATTGAGGACCCGGTAGTATTCAAGCATGAGCTGATCATAGTAGTTCATTAGAAAGAGAACCTCCGGACTTTGACCCTGTTCTTGCCGATATCGTATTCGGAGAAGCGTTCTAAGCATCCTGCCAGAGCATCACAGCCATCGATGTAGCCATCTGGATAGGTGAGGAACTGACTGATAAGGGTTGGTGTGTCCTGACCATTGGGAAACAATATCTTGGCTGTCTCGATGATAGTCTCGGTTCTCTCGATGCGGAGGTTCTTGTTATCCTTGTTATCGATGCGCTTGATTCTGTGTGATATAGGTGGCAGCTGGTTATCAGTAGCCCATCTGTCAAAGTCGGCAAGGATGCGAGCCTGACCGTAAGTGGTTTCACAAGCAGCCCTGGCTTTAACTCTGTAGATTCGATCAAGCTCCTGATAGGCATCATAGTAGTATCTGAAGAACTTGGTGTTCTCAGTCTGTCGTATCCAGACATGGATAACATAGAACCGATTACCATCATAGCCTATGGAGATGACAGCTTTGTAACAACCCTTCTCTCCCCAGGCAGGATCGGCATAGAGCCAGACCCGCTTCATATTGGAAGGCTCGGGCAGTGTCCGGTACTTGGTGAACCAGTGATTCTTGAAGATGTTGCCTTCGATTACAGGCTGTCCAAGCATCTCCCTCTGATATCCGGTATGCCCGAACTTGGCTCGCAGGTTTGGCAGAGTGGCAGTAGGATACTGCTCCTCCCAGATCGACTTCCCCTGCATATCTTCGAGAGAGAAGCGCAATATCGCCTTTTGGTGCGTCTTTAATGCAATCTGGTAGGTAACGTCTAATTCTGGATTATCTGCTCGCATTTCGCCTAATATGAGCTCCTGAAACTGGCAGATGGAGTAATTGGGATGTACCAGGTTACCAAGCCAGATGATCTTGCCATTTCCTTCAGGTGAGAGTGCCCCGGCAAGCTCCTGGGTAATCTTCTCCATGCGTCTCGTACCGATGGACTGGTTACCCATGTTCTCTTCTTTATCGATATCATCACAGACGATCAGTCCAGGCCGCTTGGCTGTCTTGGGATTGATAGTACCTCTATGGCTTTGCTTGATTGAACGTGCTCTGATCCTGGCTTTGTTCTTGAGATAGAAGTCGAGGTCAAAGGCATCCACTGGCTGCAGCTCAGGATAGTCCATTGTGAGCCGCTTATTGTTCTGCAACTCATGTAAGGTGAAGGCTGTGCGTTCCTGTGCCAGATCTACGTCTGCGGCTGTATGGATCACATAGCGTTCACCTTTGATGATCCTCCAGATAGGATAGACCACTCCCATAAGTACCGTTTTGCCCAGCCCACGAAAACCGGTAATGCCGATGATGCCTGAGCCCTTATCAGTCTCATCGAACATAGTCTCATGTGCTGGGCAAAAAGGTAGCGGGAAGATATGCGGGAAATAGGTATGGCAGAAGAATGAGAAAGCATCCCAGCCTTCTCCGGTGGTTCTCTTGATCCTGTCGGACTTAGCTTCAGGAGTATCGTCTATAAAAGGCAAGACGGAGATCGTTTTTGATGCGATCTCCGCCAGTGCCTTGTTATGTCGCTGAATGAACTTCTTAGACATAACCTGTTACAGGAGGGTATTCATGAAAGTGCGGAGCCGGAGGCGACAGCTCCGCTTGGTCGGGTTGGAGGGTAGGTAGGTCTGGTTTGGAGGCTTGTATGGAGGCAACCATGTCCGTGGCTGTATAATTATCCATTTCTGACTCTTAAATACTCGGCAAGGTCTAAGACTATACCTTGGAACTGTTTCAACATAGTCTCATGACCCTTCTCGATCATGAAGTCGGTTACCTGATCCAGGAAGCGCACGATGTAGTCGTTCAGTTCCTTGGCAGGCTCAGAGTCTTTCTGGTTCTGTTTGATTAAGCTTACCAGGCTCTGCAGAGCGGTGTCTGCCGGGTTCTTGGCATACTCACGAAGTGCCTGAATGAGAGCCTTCTTGCGGGCTAAGCTGATCTCATGGTCAAGCTTGCGCTCTTCCTTGAACAGCTCATCCCACTTACCGGACTTGATCCACTTGCGGACGGTGATGTCGGAAACACCGAAGATCACCGCCAGTTCGAGTGGGTCGGTCTTACCATTCAGATAAGCATCTTTGCAGTTGTCCCGCTTGATGCGGAACTCGAGTGCATTACTCATACTCAGGTCTTACCTTGTGTCTGTCCAGATAGGCATTCAGGTCTCTGCCTTTGCAGCGCAGCTGACCATTCTCTTTGGTACGGAAAGCAGGCAGAGGATTGGCGATGTCCCGTATCCAGCGATAAACACTGGAACGGTCAACCCGGAGGATATCAGCTATCTCATCCGTGCGGTAGTTGCGTTCATCATTGAAGATACTCATGGGGATCAGCTCCTCTGCTGTGTTAGTATTCATAGGTGCCATGTTTCATACTCCTTGGGATTGTTCAAGTCCAGTTGCATTAGGATACCAATCATTCTTTTATAGGTTGCTGAAGTTGAGCACGATCTGACGCTGCTGTCCGGACTCATCTTTCTCATAGAAGGTGATATACTGCTTGGTGGATACAACCTGGATTGCCTGGTCGATAAGCTCCATAGCTTGCTTCCAGACCGGGTCCTTGATGTTGTATCTACGCAGGCGCAGGATACAGTACTTGGCGATCTCGCCTTTCTTATCCACCTGGAAGGCTTCGCTGATGATGGCTCTGAGGTTGACGTTAGAGTCGGCTGACCACTCCTTCAGGCACTCATCGATCTTCTGCTTGGCGAGTTGGAGTTCGATCCCAAACTGGATGCGTTCTTTGAACCTGATCTCCACCCGGCACTGTCCATCAAAGCTATTGAGGATGGCATTGCCTTTCCATTCCAGTCCATTCTTCTCGGCTACCTCTTCCAGGTAAAGCTCCACTTCCTCAAAGAGCTTGGCTTTGTCTTTGATGATGCGATCCTGCAGTTTCTTAGCTCTTTCGATGGTCTTGGTCACTACGGTATCCTGCTTGATTATTTCCGGTTTGATAATCGAGATGGGGATGCTCTGTCCGTTTGCGTCAGTCTTGGTGCGGTCGGCGGTTTT encodes:
- a CDS encoding helix-turn-helix domain-containing protein — encoded protein: MAPMNTNTAEELIPMSIFNDERNYRTDEIADILRVDRSSVYRWIRDIANPLPAFRTKENGQLRCKGRDLNAYLDRHKVRPEYE
- a CDS encoding DUF3164 family protein, translating into MDTPKTKKTADRTKTDANGQSIPISIIKPEIIKQDTVVTKTIERAKKLQDRIIKDKAKLFEEVELYLEEVAEKNGLEWKGNAILNSFDGQCRVEIRFKERIQFGIELQLAKQKIDECLKEWSADSNVNLRAIISEAFQVDKKGEIAKYCILRLRRYNIKDPVWKQAMELIDQAIQVVSTKQYITFYEKDESGQQRQIVLNFSNL